From Bacillus basilensis, a single genomic window includes:
- a CDS encoding dihydrofolate reductase family protein, with amino-acid sequence MSREIVLFIAASLDGYIAKEDDDLQWLMETEGEGDNGYTEMYETIDTIIIGKRTYDYVVEHTETFPYVDKKCYVFSNSAKGTNGHVEFVNEDVVEFTTRLKAQEGSKIWMVGGGSLLREFFKNNLIDEYIVTITPHILGSGVPLFQDKNPEINLTLTDTKRFGQFVNLYYKVKS; translated from the coding sequence ATGTCACGTGAAATAGTTTTATTTATTGCAGCTAGTTTGGATGGATATATTGCGAAAGAAGATGATGATTTACAGTGGTTAATGGAAACGGAAGGAGAGGGAGATAACGGTTATACAGAAATGTATGAAACAATTGATACAATAATCATAGGAAAAAGAACGTACGATTATGTAGTAGAGCATACGGAAACATTCCCGTATGTAGATAAAAAATGTTATGTTTTTTCTAATTCAGCAAAAGGCACGAACGGACATGTAGAGTTTGTAAATGAAGATGTAGTGGAGTTTACAACAAGGTTAAAAGCACAAGAAGGATCTAAAATATGGATGGTCGGTGGAGGAAGTCTATTAAGAGAGTTCTTTAAAAATAATCTAATTGATGAATATATCGTTACGATTACACCGCATATATTAGGTTCTGGAGTTCCGTTATTTCAAGACAAGAACCCGGAAATCAATTTAACTTTAACGGATACGAAACGTTTTGGGCAATTTGTAAATTTATATTATAAAGTAAAATCTTAA
- a CDS encoding YafY family protein, with amino-acid sequence MSKAKRLLDILIFASAQKTFTAQEIADEFNISVRTVHRYILDLSDMGLPIYAEQGRNGGYKVLTNRVIPPILFTEEEAVSIFFAFQSLSYYRDLPFNTEINSVTHKLYGSLQDDAKAKVDTIRSYIAFWNPKRTIDTPLLNEVLTAAIENKNLHFQYESKSGIKTKHVHPIGVYAHDGLWYLPSYDFSRKKVLLYRVDRILSILSTEENKDTFMNLEEWFTSNSNVVYSPIQLHVLLTTEGVRQCKSVPYLEEFVVINEDGTGYIHSTIDKGEINFITPLFYRLGKDARVLEPKELIDGLRIRAKEVLHMYEDEKSC; translated from the coding sequence TTGTCAAAAGCTAAACGCTTATTAGATATTCTTATATTTGCTTCTGCCCAAAAGACATTTACAGCTCAAGAAATAGCTGATGAATTTAATATTTCCGTTCGTACTGTCCATAGATACATTTTAGATTTAAGTGACATGGGATTACCCATTTATGCTGAACAAGGTCGTAACGGCGGCTATAAAGTATTAACGAATAGAGTTATTCCCCCTATTTTATTTACGGAAGAAGAAGCAGTCTCCATCTTTTTTGCTTTTCAGTCTTTAAGCTACTACCGAGACTTACCTTTTAATACCGAAATCAATTCTGTTACTCATAAACTGTATGGTTCTCTACAAGATGATGCGAAAGCGAAAGTTGATACAATACGTTCTTATATCGCTTTTTGGAATCCGAAAAGAACAATTGATACACCTCTTTTAAACGAAGTGTTAACAGCGGCTATCGAAAATAAAAATTTACACTTCCAATACGAATCTAAATCGGGGATAAAAACAAAGCATGTTCATCCGATCGGTGTATATGCTCACGACGGTTTATGGTATTTGCCCTCCTATGATTTTAGTAGAAAAAAAGTATTACTGTATCGCGTCGATCGTATTCTTTCCATATTATCAACGGAAGAAAATAAGGATACATTCATGAATTTAGAAGAGTGGTTTACCTCTAACTCTAACGTAGTATACAGTCCTATTCAGTTACATGTTTTACTGACAACAGAAGGTGTGCGCCAATGTAAAAGCGTGCCTTACCTTGAAGAATTCGTGGTAATAAACGAAGACGGGACAGGATATATACATTCAACAATTGATAAAGGAGAAATCAATTTTATTACGCCTTTATTTTATAGGCTTGGAAAAGATGCACGAGTTTTAGAACCGAAAGAACTAATAGATGGTTTGCGTATTCGTGCGAAAGAAGTTTTACATATGTATGAAGACGAAAAAAGCTGCTAA
- a CDS encoding ATP-binding protein translates to MKRISIQLGFYFLIVTLLIESVLFVSLYYSLVNNRVNEEMTALLKRGNSHRDVLEKYFDKQTISHVALMESEAETTVVITNANKDVLAKSNEINTTIKKHIEKMQTRTDHDGAIIENHWKTSNYICTVSPIIVAGKTEGYVYMFLGTASIEEMVNGLTRQFIIAGVITFLLTAITIFLLSRLLTKPLLHMKHATEKMSKGDLSVSLTTSRNDEIGELASSIQTLANDLHYMKTERSEFLASVAHELRTPLTYVRGYADIALKESTSPEQRLRYLSIIKDESDYITNLVQDLFSLAQMEQHNFSIQVKEVHLHTFLTRITEKVNAMYKERYIKVSFSCPSTLLVSLDEQRFEQVIVNILNNAYRHSKEYSHIHISVIEENKRISITIEDEGEGIPPEDLPHIFDRFYRVDKARTRATGGTGLGLSIVKEIVELHGGNITVTSEVDHGSFFTISLPSI, encoded by the coding sequence ATGAAGCGAATTTCTATTCAGCTCGGATTTTATTTTTTGATTGTTACACTTTTAATCGAAAGTGTTCTATTTGTCTCGCTTTATTATAGCCTTGTCAACAATAGAGTAAATGAAGAAATGACAGCTTTATTAAAGCGCGGAAATAGTCACAGAGATGTCCTTGAAAAGTATTTTGATAAGCAAACAATCTCCCATGTTGCACTAATGGAATCCGAAGCCGAAACCACTGTTGTTATTACAAATGCAAATAAGGATGTACTAGCTAAATCCAATGAAATAAATACTACTATAAAAAAGCATATTGAAAAGATGCAAACACGGACAGATCATGACGGAGCAATTATAGAGAATCATTGGAAAACATCTAATTATATATGTACAGTTAGTCCAATTATAGTCGCAGGAAAAACAGAAGGCTATGTATATATGTTTCTCGGAACAGCATCAATAGAAGAAATGGTGAATGGGCTAACAAGACAATTCATTATTGCCGGAGTCATTACTTTTCTATTAACAGCCATCACCATCTTTCTCTTATCACGGTTGTTAACAAAACCATTGTTACACATGAAACATGCCACTGAAAAAATGAGTAAAGGCGATTTATCTGTTTCATTAACGACTAGTCGAAATGATGAAATTGGTGAACTAGCATCGTCTATTCAAACGCTTGCTAATGATTTACATTATATGAAAACAGAGCGAAGTGAATTTCTAGCAAGCGTTGCTCACGAATTACGAACACCGTTAACATACGTAAGAGGTTACGCTGATATCGCTTTAAAAGAAAGCACATCTCCCGAGCAACGTTTGCGATATTTATCTATTATAAAAGATGAGTCTGATTACATTACAAACTTAGTTCAAGATTTATTTTCACTTGCACAAATGGAACAACATAACTTTTCTATTCAAGTAAAAGAAGTACATTTACACACCTTCCTGACTCGCATAACCGAAAAAGTAAACGCCATGTATAAAGAAAGATACATTAAAGTTTCTTTCTCTTGCCCTTCTACACTGCTAGTAAGCTTAGATGAGCAGCGATTTGAACAAGTTATAGTGAACATTTTGAATAACGCTTATAGACATTCAAAAGAATATTCTCATATCCACATTTCTGTTATAGAAGAAAATAAACGTATCTCCATTACAATTGAAGATGAAGGTGAAGGTATTCCGCCTGAAGACCTTCCTCACATTTTCGACCGCTTTTACCGCGTCGATAAAGCAAGAACACGCGCTACAGGTGGAACTGGCTTAGGACTCTCTATCGTGAAGGAAATTGTAGAACTACACGGCGGGAATATTACAGTCACAAGTGAAGTTGATCATGGGTCTTTTTTCACCATTTCATTACCATCTATATAA